In the genome of Diaphorobacter sp. HDW4A, the window GCCGTTGCCGCCGCCTCCAGCATCTGCAACCGTATTGCCGGGTTCAGGGTTTCATACGGTCGCCACAGACTTTGCCCAGCACGCAGCAGATGCCCGCAGCCTTGCCAGACTTGGCGAAGATACCCCGCGTAGGTTCCGCACGCCGAAAGCGGGGTGTTCAGCTCATCGAGCAGCGTGCGTAGCAGTCGAAACCACAAACCAGCGTGGATGCGTCGGCGCGGCAGTTCCACATGGCCGGTCGTCAGTGCCTGCCAGGTACGCCGGTCCATCACTGCAATCGCGTCGCTGGCGGTGCGCGACGCAGTGTCGGCGTTCTCCCAGCCGAGAAACCGCCCAGGCACGCCCCAATAGGATTCCAGCCAGCAGCCATGCAGCGGGCAGCTCAGCATCAGGGGCAGCTTCCATGCAAGCAGTACGGCGTGGTTTGCCGGGTCGTTCAGACAGAGCGGACAGGCGCGATGTATCGGCTGGCTGGGCAGCCAGGCACGCCAGCTCGTGATGGATCGCGTCCTACGGCGGAGTTTCGGCAGCAGCACCGAGAGCTGGAACGCATAGGTTTCCAATGCGGCTGGAATCTGATCATCAAGGCTGTCCAGTAGCCAAGGCACCCAGCCGGCGAAACTCATGCAGCGCAGCCGATCCAGCTCGATACCGCTCCGCTGGGAGAGCATCGCCAGCAGCGCCAGTGGTGGCGCGGTGTCCAGGTCATCAACCTGGCCGTGACCAAGATCGTGCTCCAGCAGCTCGGACACTTCCATGTGATAGCAAAGGGCCACGCGGTTGAGCCACGAAGACAGGGCTTCGGCTTCCCTGGGTGCCGGATGCAGTGGCCAGCGTGGCGCTGGCTTCACATCAGTTCCCGCTCGAATTGCCGCCGCCGCTCGCTGGGACCGGTGTAATCGGCCATGCTGAGCGTGCGGTGGTTGATCGCTTCCTCACCACTCTCCACGGCGGCCACGGCCGCCGCCATCAATAGGTGCGCCAGCTCGCCAATAGTGCCCTCGCTGCGCGTGAGCAGGTAGCGAGCCATGTCCAGCGTGGCAATCGACGAAGGTCGCCGCAGCGGGAGCGAAGCCGCGAAGCTGGCCAGCAGTGAACAGGAATCGTCGTTGGCCTCCCACACCGGCAGCATCATCGGCTCGAAGCGATTTTCCAACTGGTCATCCGAGCGGATGGCCAGGTAGGCGTCGCGTGTGCCCACACCGACCAGCGGGATGCGCAATTCGTTGCCGAGGAAGCGCAGCAGGTTGAGGAATTCCCGGCGGTTGACGCTGTTGCCGGCCAGGACGTTGTGCAGCTCGTCGATCACCAGCAAACGCACACCGAGCTTGCGCAGCAGTGTCAGCGCCAGTTGCTCTATTTCCGGCAGCCGTGGGCGCGGTCGCAATGGTGCTCCCATCGCCGCGAGCAGCGCGACGTAGAAGCGGATCACCGATGGCTCGGACGGCATCTGCACGACCAATACCGGGATGTGCTCCTGGTCGGCGTCGGAGCTGGCCGGGTGGGCGCGGCGGAACTTCTCGACGATCATCGACTTGCCGTTGTTGGTTGGACCGACCAACAGCAGGTTGGGCATGCGTTGTTTGTTTGGCCACGTATACAGGGCTTCCAGCCGGTTCAACGCCTCGACTGCTCGCGGATAGCCGATCCAGCGGTCGGCGCGAAGGCGATGGATGCGCTCGTCCGCCGGGAGACGGGCCAAGCCCTGGGCCGCCGGCAGCAGGTGGGACAGGTCGATGATGGGATATTCGTCCACGGCTACCACTCCTCAATCTGGTCGAACGGTTTGGCAGGTGGCTGGTTGTCCGCCTGCGGGTCTGCCATGTCCGTGTCCGCTGGTGGCGTGGTTTTGACAGGTTGTTCCGTTGACTTGAGATGCTGGCGTCGATCCGCGTCGCGCCGCGCCTTGCGCGTGGCTTTCTGCGCAGTGGTCACGATTTCGCGCATCTGCCCGATCATGCGGAACAGCGCCGACTCATCCACCTGTTCGCGCCCTTGCTGCCGCAATTTCGCCAGCGCCTGCCGTTGTTCCCAGAGGGTGACAGCCGGGTGCGACAAGGTACGGTATGGAATTTCCAGATAGTGCTGCCCCTCCGGCTCCAGCACCCAAATGCGGCTGATGTCGCGTGGGTCGCGCCGGATCAGGAACGCAGGCAGGCGGTCGCGCCGAGCTATCCACGGCTTGAGCGCATCGGCGTAGTAGTGGATGTGGTCGATGACGAAGCCAGTGCGGGTCAGGGTGCGGCGGAGGACGGGCAGGAAATCGACCAGAAAAGCCGTGGTGCGAGTGATGACGGTTGGAACGCCGGTACGCGCGACAGCTTCGGCCCAGCGTGCGGCCGGCGGTTGGAGCAGGCCGTTGTGCACGGAGCCGTGATAGGTGCCAACCGCCAATGCGAGCCAGCGTTCCAGCTCGCGCAGTGTCAGGGCGGCCATCTTCTCGGAGGCGTATTCCCCGCGCTGGTCAGGGTTGGAGAAGGTCGTCCCCGGCAATTCGTCGTGGATCATTTGCATCGCCGTGCCGATGATCCGTTCCACGATGCCGCCATAGTGCGGCTGCCCGAGAGGCCGATAGTCCAACCGGATGCCATGCTGCTCGCAGCCACGGCGTAGCGCCTCGCTCTTGAATTCGGCCGCGTTGTCCAGGTAGAGCAGCGCGGGCTTGCCGCTCATCGGCCAGTCCATTTCCACGTCCAACCTTTCCAACCAAGGGCGCTTGTCGCAACCGGCGTGTGCGAGGCACAGGCCGACCGAGACGGCAGATGGCGCTTCTAACGTGACCACCATGCCAACCACGCAGCGGGTGAACACGTCGATGGCGAGGGTCAGGTACGGACGGCCAATCGGTTGCCGGTCGCGCTCGTCCACCACGATCAGGTCGATGACTGTGTGGTCGATCTGTACCTGCTCCAGCGGTGCGGAGACTGGCGGAGGAACACCGCCAACACCTTGCAGGATGCGGGACGCATCCTGGCCTTCCCGAAGTCGAGTGGTCTTGAGTGGATCAAGGCTGGCGATCCGCAACGCGACCGTGTTGCGCGCCGGCATCCGCAGCTTTTGCAGCTTGCACACCCGCGCAACTTCACGGTGGAACGCCGCCAAGCTGCGCTTCTGCTTGGTCAGGAAGCGCTTTTGCAGTAGCTCGCGGATGATTCGTTCGACCGACTCCGGCAAGCGGCCTTTACCTTTGCCACCGCTCGACTGTCCAAGAGCCAAATCAGTGACCAGCCCCGAACCTTGCCGGGCACGGCGGATCAGGACGTAGACCTGCCGCCGGGACAGACCCAGCGCCTGGGCTGCTGCGTCGGCCGCTTCATGCCCGACCGTCTCCGACTGCGCCAACGGCCCAATGATCTCCGCGCGGCAGCGAGCACGCTCCCATGCCTGTTCTGACAGGGTGGCTACGCCGCGCTCGGCAATCGGTACGGTATCGGTCGCCATGCTCGCCTCGCTTTGGTGCACACGAGTATTGAGCATAGACGAGTTTCGTGCAGAGGAGTCCTGATATCGGGCTGTCAGGAGCCGTATGCACAGCAGGCTTCATGTCTCGTTGATTGGTGCAGTCGTCTTCTGAAAATGACAGCAGGTGCTTTAGCCGGACCGACGGTAGGTTTCAGGTTAACAGCCAACATGGGCGTCGCCTCCTTTTGCGAGGCACTGGTGTGTTACCAGACCAGAGAAGTACAGTGTCTACATATCGATTAATACTTTCAAACACCAGACTTTTAGACGCCTCCACAGGGGTCGCCCGACTGATACAGGGTCGCCCCGCAGTAATTTCGTAAGACCCGTTGCAATCGTTCAGATTCTTCCGAATGTGAGATAGCTCGTCGGTCTTCCGCCGAGAAGAAAGATCCCCGCCGCCGACGCCAGCTGACCTGGGATCTATGAGACCCAGAAGTTTAGTGCGAGTGCAAAGCTCCACGCCCCCCGCTTCCTTCAAGCTCTCGGGATACCTTCGTTGGCCCACACGGCCAACGACAGCCCTCCTTACCTCAGGGAAGGCCTCACGCACCCATTTGGTCAGCGTTCCACGACCGGGGTAGCCCAGAGCCCTCATCGTGACTGCGATGCATTGATCGTGGGTGAGGTAGTGCTCGACGGCCGCAGCTTTCTGCGCCTGAGAGAACTTTGGTTCACGGCCTGCATAGCCCATCGGCAGGTCGAGCTTGCGCTGGTACTCGTTGTACCAACCCTTCAAAGAACTCTTCGTTGGGTAGCCCAGTTGCCGGATGGTGGGCCTGACACGCTTGCCCAGCTTGATGTAGAGCTCAGCGGCTCGGATTCGAGCTTCGTAGGAATACATGAACTACTTTCAGGTAGTCCAAGTTTTTGTCCGCACCCCCCGGTGGGTTAGGTTTACGTGGAAATCAACACTTGGGGACAAAGCTGCAACAGCACACCTCGTCACTGAGCAGGCCGCTTCAGGGCGCGGAGCGCTGGGTGCGTTCATGGTGACGCTCACATCTTGCTCGGCGCATTGACGCCGAGAATCGCGAGGCCATTGTGCAGCACTCGCGCTG includes:
- a CDS encoding TniQ family protein; the protein is MKPAPRWPLHPAPREAEALSSWLNRVALCYHMEVSELLEHDLGHGQVDDLDTAPPLALLAMLSQRSGIELDRLRCMSFAGWVPWLLDSLDDQIPAALETYAFQLSVLLPKLRRRTRSITSWRAWLPSQPIHRACPLCLNDPANHAVLLAWKLPLMLSCPLHGCWLESYWGVPGRFLGWENADTASRTASDAIAVMDRRTWQALTTGHVELPRRRIHAGLWFRLLRTLLDELNTPLSACGTYAGYLRQVWQGCGHLLRAGQSLWRPYETLNPAIRLQMLEAAATAISLIEVRDISPPGEHAKLFWSEPQTGFTSGLPAKAPKPEPVNHWQRAVQAISEAIIEARHDPETARSLFALASYGRRDPASLEQLRTTFAKEGIPPEFLSHYEPNGPFACLRQNDGLSDNF
- a CDS encoding TniB family NTP-binding protein, with product MDEYPIIDLSHLLPAAQGLARLPADERIHRLRADRWIGYPRAVEALNRLEALYTWPNKQRMPNLLLVGPTNNGKSMIVEKFRRAHPASSDADQEHIPVLVVQMPSEPSVIRFYVALLAAMGAPLRPRPRLPEIEQLALTLLRKLGVRLLVIDELHNVLAGNSVNRREFLNLLRFLGNELRIPLVGVGTRDAYLAIRSDDQLENRFEPMMLPVWEANDDSCSLLASFAASLPLRRPSSIATLDMARYLLTRSEGTIGELAHLLMAAAVAAVESGEEAINHRTLSMADYTGPSERRRQFERELM
- a CDS encoding Mu transposase C-terminal domain-containing protein — encoded protein: MATDTVPIAERGVATLSEQAWERARCRAEIIGPLAQSETVGHEAADAAAQALGLSRRQVYVLIRRARQGSGLVTDLALGQSSGGKGKGRLPESVERIIRELLQKRFLTKQKRSLAAFHREVARVCKLQKLRMPARNTVALRIASLDPLKTTRLREGQDASRILQGVGGVPPPVSAPLEQVQIDHTVIDLIVVDERDRQPIGRPYLTLAIDVFTRCVVGMVVTLEAPSAVSVGLCLAHAGCDKRPWLERLDVEMDWPMSGKPALLYLDNAAEFKSEALRRGCEQHGIRLDYRPLGQPHYGGIVERIIGTAMQMIHDELPGTTFSNPDQRGEYASEKMAALTLRELERWLALAVGTYHGSVHNGLLQPPAARWAEAVARTGVPTVITRTTAFLVDFLPVLRRTLTRTGFVIDHIHYYADALKPWIARRDRLPAFLIRRDPRDISRIWVLEPEGQHYLEIPYRTLSHPAVTLWEQRQALAKLRQQGREQVDESALFRMIGQMREIVTTAQKATRKARRDADRRQHLKSTEQPVKTTPPADTDMADPQADNQPPAKPFDQIEEW